One window of Natronomonas salsuginis genomic DNA carries:
- a CDS encoding PKD domain-containing protein: MSPTHEGRSRLVLLSGPSVGEIVAYEWSIADQELTGETATLEVNEPGEYTVRLIIRNDAGETSTATATLSVQTGDEPGATDESGEETTATDESDDEPAQSSSPLLTFGPAFALLVLLAAGLIVWRRRGDEM; the protein is encoded by the coding sequence ATTTCTCCTACCCACGAAGGCCGGTCTCGGCTCGTCCTATTATCAGGCCCCTCTGTCGGTGAGATCGTGGCCTACGAGTGGTCAATTGCAGATCAGGAACTCACCGGTGAGACGGCGACCCTCGAGGTGAACGAGCCCGGCGAATACACAGTTAGGTTGATAATCCGCAACGATGCCGGAGAGACGTCGACAGCAACCGCAACCCTGAGTGTCCAGACTGGCGATGAACCCGGGGCGACAGACGAGTCGGGCGAAGAGACGACCGCGACAGACGAGTCGGACGATGAACCGGCGCAGTCGTCCAGCCCACTCCTGACGTTCGGGCCGGCGTTCGCACTCCTCGTCTTGCTGGCTGCGGGGCTGATTGTCTGGCGACGACGTGGGGATGAGATGTGA
- a CDS encoding carotenoid oxygenase family protein, translating to MASHPGFHSLHEETATSLPVTGSLPAWLTGSLIRNGPGAFSFPTGTSVDHWFDGFAMLYRFTFDPASGAGPADEDRLHYRNRFLRTDAHDAARRGEFEGGFATGETTLRSRLAAFLTDPYDNTNIIAERVDGEYVALTESPRKVRFDPNTLDTLGHVEYDDGLAGHLSCAHLKRDPSSGVLVNVETAFGRRSQYHVHATTPAGKRRHIGSVDTDKPAYMHSFALTPHYVVLTEFPFRLDPRRFLKPGRQAPFIEQFEWEPDRGTRLIVLDRTSGAVVAEPVTDALFGFHHVNAFERNEGSELVFDLETVPDATTIDSLYLEHLRAGELSAIAGRIERFTVDLGSAGRRRRYGIGEPTVSRELLSEDGTALPTVSPSRWCRPHRYVYAMGMDTPVTEWAQRILKLDTRTGALKAFDEGGEYFGEPIFVPAPDAEAEDDGVVLTVALDTTANRSRLLVLDGETFSERARITLPHAAPFDFHGRYFPELRAASPA from the coding sequence ATGGCGTCCCACCCCGGTTTCCACTCGCTGCACGAGGAGACAGCCACGTCACTCCCCGTGACGGGCTCCCTGCCCGCGTGGCTGACTGGCAGCCTCATTCGTAACGGCCCCGGAGCCTTCTCCTTCCCCACGGGTACCAGCGTCGATCACTGGTTCGACGGGTTCGCGATGCTCTACCGGTTCACGTTCGACCCCGCCTCGGGTGCCGGCCCGGCCGACGAAGACAGGCTCCACTACCGGAATCGCTTCCTCCGGACGGACGCCCACGACGCAGCCCGGCGTGGCGAGTTCGAGGGCGGCTTCGCGACCGGTGAGACCACGCTTCGCTCACGGTTAGCGGCGTTTCTCACCGACCCCTACGACAATACGAACATCATTGCCGAGCGGGTCGACGGCGAGTACGTCGCCCTGACCGAGTCGCCGCGAAAAGTTCGATTCGATCCGAACACCCTCGACACCCTCGGTCACGTCGAATACGACGACGGCCTGGCCGGGCATCTGTCGTGTGCACATCTCAAGCGCGATCCCTCCTCAGGGGTTCTGGTCAACGTCGAGACAGCGTTTGGCCGCCGGAGTCAGTATCACGTCCACGCGACGACGCCCGCGGGCAAGCGGCGACACATCGGGAGTGTCGACACCGACAAACCCGCATACATGCACAGTTTCGCGCTGACGCCACACTACGTCGTGCTGACGGAGTTCCCCTTCCGTCTCGATCCACGGCGGTTTCTCAAACCGGGTCGACAGGCCCCCTTCATCGAACAGTTCGAGTGGGAACCCGACCGCGGCACCCGTCTCATCGTCCTGGACCGGACGAGTGGTGCGGTCGTCGCAGAGCCGGTGACAGACGCTCTCTTTGGGTTCCACCACGTCAACGCCTTCGAGCGAAACGAGGGGAGCGAACTCGTCTTCGATCTCGAAACGGTCCCGGACGCGACGACGATCGATTCACTGTATCTGGAGCACCTCCGGGCTGGCGAGTTGAGTGCCATCGCCGGGCGCATCGAACGCTTCACGGTCGACCTGGGGTCTGCGGGGCGTCGACGGCGCTACGGGATCGGCGAGCCGACCGTCTCCCGTGAGTTGCTCTCCGAGGATGGCACTGCACTGCCGACCGTCTCCCCCTCGCGGTGGTGTCGTCCCCACCGGTACGTCTACGCGATGGGGATGGACACGCCGGTCACCGAGTGGGCGCAGCGCATCCTCAAACTCGACACCCGGACCGGCGCTCTCAAGGCCTTCGACGAGGGCGGTGAGTACTTCGGCGAGCCGATTTTCGTCCCCGCACCCGACGCCGAGGCCGAAGACGACGGCGTCGTCCTGACGGTTGCCCTCGACACGACGGCAAACCGCTCGCGCCTTCTCGTTCTCGACGGCGAGACGTTCTCGGAGCGGGCGCGTATCACCCTGCCACACGCAGCCCCCTTTGATTTTCACGGCCGGTATTTCCCCGAACTTCGGGCGGCCTCTCCTGCGTGA
- a CDS encoding DUF7342 family protein translates to MIEDESNSKSLMERQTTGEDRVRMAVRQLSEPRTANWIASEAGWSHEPTKRVLEQLVDDGILHRDESGTHTTYYPDYRRQAMQEAMRLRDSGHTVEELTDQLAEMKAQIRDWEDEFGVESPNQLRGTLADEALDADQEDRRREIAREWEHLQRRIKIVGFAIREWDFLAPTTEPAEASS, encoded by the coding sequence ATGATCGAGGACGAATCGAATTCCAAGAGTCTGATGGAGCGCCAGACCACGGGTGAAGACCGGGTGAGGATGGCCGTCCGGCAGCTGTCGGAGCCGCGGACGGCTAACTGGATCGCTTCCGAAGCGGGCTGGTCACACGAGCCGACCAAGCGCGTCCTGGAACAACTTGTCGACGATGGTATCCTCCATCGTGACGAGAGCGGTACTCACACGACGTACTACCCTGATTACCGTCGTCAGGCGATGCAGGAGGCGATGCGCCTCCGGGATAGCGGGCACACTGTCGAGGAACTCACGGACCAGCTTGCGGAGATGAAGGCACAAATCCGCGACTGGGAGGACGAATTCGGCGTCGAGTCACCGAACCAGCTTCGCGGGACACTCGCCGACGAGGCCCTCGACGCCGATCAAGAAGACCGTCGGCGTGAGATCGCTCGTGAGTGGGAACATCTCCAACGGCGTATCAAAATTGTCGGGTTCGCTATCCGCGAGTGGGACTTCCTTGCTCCGACGACAGAGCCCGCAGAGGCCAGCAGCTAA
- a CDS encoding tyrosine-type recombinase/integrase, whose translation MTSEKMSGERTGRSLASSFERYLQDKGKGRGGDGGNYRRNAARELERFAEWATGDRGDDDWTGIVPDDADREPTFEDLDERVFREYARHLAGDRGLKQNTVQTYYRYISAWCGWCVNEGYLETHYAQRASAMAPLPEDDGRKPGDQQAWTSEQRHALTRYIDELAHEDIEAYTTLPEDTDPLDKQRARYAALKAARDRALVFVLAYTAVRVGELLRDPNDPRRRGVRWNEISLDDGSMDVYRKKQQWDAASLPDPVIMPLRSYRKLMDPPTERWPVFPTFDQRTLAGLIQDELANRGKRPEEITDFREAYARDLLLALDEDIRPPSITTDGARSILQRLSEAAEIDIDHPKHDYLAPHGGRRGMGEVLVRAFGYTVAARYLDNSEEMVRERYSHIEAGELGDVAADALTQIDNL comes from the coding sequence ATGACCTCTGAGAAGATGTCTGGCGAACGTACCGGGCGGTCGCTCGCGAGTTCGTTCGAGCGATATCTTCAGGACAAGGGGAAAGGTCGCGGTGGCGACGGCGGGAACTATCGACGAAACGCTGCACGCGAGCTCGAGCGGTTCGCCGAATGGGCAACCGGTGACCGCGGTGACGACGATTGGACCGGAATTGTTCCGGACGACGCCGACCGAGAGCCAACCTTCGAGGACCTCGACGAGCGTGTCTTCCGGGAGTACGCTCGGCATCTCGCCGGCGATCGGGGACTCAAGCAGAATACGGTACAAACCTATTACCGCTATATCTCCGCGTGGTGTGGCTGGTGCGTCAATGAGGGCTATCTCGAAACCCATTACGCGCAGCGGGCGAGTGCGATGGCGCCGCTGCCGGAGGACGACGGCCGCAAGCCCGGCGACCAGCAGGCCTGGACGTCCGAACAACGCCACGCCCTCACCCGCTACATCGACGAACTGGCCCACGAGGACATCGAGGCATACACGACCCTCCCGGAGGATACTGATCCCCTAGACAAGCAGCGAGCACGCTACGCGGCGCTGAAGGCGGCTCGTGACCGGGCGCTCGTGTTCGTTCTCGCATACACCGCTGTCCGAGTTGGAGAGCTGCTTCGAGACCCGAATGATCCGCGCCGGCGTGGGGTTCGGTGGAACGAAATTTCGCTTGATGACGGGAGTATGGACGTCTACCGGAAGAAACAGCAGTGGGACGCTGCGAGTCTCCCCGACCCGGTGATCATGCCGCTGCGAAGCTATCGTAAGCTGATGGACCCGCCGACAGAGCGCTGGCCGGTGTTTCCGACGTTCGACCAACGGACGCTTGCGGGGCTCATCCAGGATGAGTTAGCTAATCGAGGGAAACGTCCAGAGGAAATTACTGACTTTCGTGAGGCGTACGCTCGCGACCTCCTGCTGGCACTCGATGAGGACATTCGGCCGCCGTCGATCACGACGGACGGCGCACGGTCGATTCTCCAACGACTCTCGGAGGCCGCAGAGATCGACATCGACCATCCGAAACACGATTATCTCGCCCCCCATGGTGGTCGTCGCGGCATGGGTGAGGTCCTTGTCCGCGCGTTCGGATACACGGTTGCGGCCCGGTATCTCGATAACTCCGAAGAGATGGTTCGAGAGCGGTACTCACATATTGAGGCTGGTGAGTTAGGTGATGTTGCAGCCGATGCCCTAACTCAGATTGATAATCTTTAA
- a CDS encoding DUF7836 family putative zinc-binding protein: MAIAVLNTDVACPECGHTAAWAHTISDAPSAEEAFQCPECNVVWRSH, translated from the coding sequence ATGGCCATCGCTGTTCTCAACACCGATGTGGCCTGTCCGGAGTGTGGTCATACGGCTGCCTGGGCACACACCATCTCCGACGCTCCTTCAGCCGAAGAAGCGTTCCAATGCCCAGAGTGCAACGTAGTCTGGCGGTCACATTAA
- a CDS encoding helix-turn-helix domain-containing protein, producing MEYVDETAAKIMVAARPGDSIRRIAQKIDGSYSWVYDWIERLEDAGFIRREDGVYIENYAVRDRYYDLVAAISRSVPPSIDDGYVIPHFAGMPFAYTKIDGVYVWTHGGYQIARGHDDYPIFIQVADRDVEQWTAFFDEFGIPSRIEERPDATDYDATVSYVLFPTSGEITREWVDGNPVIPLDEAIEHVLNYRVNYEPALEMIADEYDRDIDAFHEDPRLNA from the coding sequence ATGGAGTACGTCGACGAGACCGCGGCGAAAATCATGGTCGCGGCCCGACCCGGCGACTCGATCCGTCGAATCGCCCAGAAGATCGACGGCTCCTACTCGTGGGTCTACGACTGGATCGAGCGGTTGGAGGACGCAGGCTTCATCCGGCGCGAGGACGGCGTCTACATCGAGAATTACGCTGTCAGGGATCGCTACTACGATCTCGTCGCCGCTATTTCCCGCTCGGTTCCTCCCTCGATCGACGACGGCTACGTCATTCCGCACTTCGCCGGGATGCCCTTTGCGTACACGAAAATCGACGGCGTCTACGTCTGGACCCACGGCGGCTATCAGATCGCCCGCGGCCACGACGACTATCCGATCTTCATCCAGGTTGCCGACCGCGATGTCGAACAGTGGACGGCGTTCTTTGATGAGTTCGGGATTCCGAGCCGGATCGAAGAGCGGCCGGATGCGACCGACTACGACGCGACCGTCTCGTACGTGTTGTTCCCGACGAGTGGGGAAATCACTCGCGAGTGGGTTGACGGCAATCCGGTCATTCCGTTGGACGAGGCAATCGAGCACGTGTTGAACTACCGGGTGAACTACGAGCCGGCGTTGGAGATGATCGCCGATGAATATGACCGCGATATCGACGCATTCCACGAGGATCCGCGTCTCAATGCATGA
- the orc4 gene encoding DNA replication protein Orc4, whose product MTPDSSPSSVDDPLFKSGHRIFANKDLLKIGHVPEADRIVGRDEEISKLAKRLNGAVHGYSPENVMIYGKTGTGKSLVSKHVCQRAQNAAQDGVEIGTAYIDCAEDNTETQAISSLAAKLNDESSTGISVPHTGLSTSKYYKLLWNTLDAQFDSVIIILDEIDLMNDDSVLMKLSRAEEAGKIDCSVGVIAISNKIQYVDNVNERVKSSFQHKELFFKPYDANQLREIMFNREDAFQDGVLSEDVIPLSAAFAAQEHGDARKAIDILRHAGEVAYEAGAEQVTEEHVRQAQQHAEKDRFRELVNGAPTQAKAALLALTELSVNSNDDAFLTSRVYDQYERICNHLDMDILSVRRFRDILKEQAFLGVVEIEKINKGSAGGIHLQNRLIEDPQVVRETILEDSRMQD is encoded by the coding sequence ATGACGCCCGACTCTTCACCCAGTTCTGTCGACGATCCACTCTTTAAATCCGGGCATCGCATCTTCGCGAACAAGGATCTCCTGAAAATCGGCCACGTGCCGGAGGCTGACCGGATCGTCGGTCGCGACGAGGAAATCTCAAAGCTCGCGAAACGTCTCAACGGTGCTGTCCACGGGTACTCCCCGGAAAACGTGATGATCTACGGGAAAACTGGGACCGGTAAATCTCTCGTTTCAAAACACGTCTGCCAGCGAGCTCAAAATGCCGCTCAGGATGGCGTCGAGATTGGGACAGCGTATATCGACTGTGCTGAAGACAATACCGAAACCCAAGCAATCTCCTCACTTGCCGCGAAGCTGAACGATGAATCTTCGACTGGAATCTCCGTCCCACATACCGGCCTCAGTACGTCGAAATACTACAAACTCCTCTGGAATACGCTCGACGCTCAATTTGATTCTGTGATCATCATCCTCGACGAGATCGATCTGATGAACGATGACAGCGTGCTGATGAAGCTCTCGCGCGCTGAGGAGGCGGGGAAAATCGACTGTAGCGTCGGCGTCATCGCGATCAGCAACAAGATCCAGTACGTCGACAACGTGAACGAGCGCGTGAAAAGCAGCTTCCAGCACAAGGAGCTGTTCTTCAAGCCATACGACGCCAACCAGCTCCGGGAAATCATGTTTAACCGTGAGGACGCCTTCCAGGACGGCGTCCTTTCCGAGGACGTGATTCCGCTCTCGGCGGCCTTCGCCGCGCAGGAACACGGCGATGCTCGGAAGGCGATCGACATTCTTCGCCACGCCGGCGAGGTCGCCTACGAGGCCGGGGCAGAGCAAGTGACGGAGGAACACGTCCGCCAGGCACAGCAGCACGCCGAAAAGGACCGGTTCAGAGAACTCGTGAACGGCGCACCCACGCAGGCGAAGGCGGCGTTGCTGGCGCTCACGGAACTGAGTGTCAACAGCAACGACGATGCGTTCCTCACGAGCCGGGTGTACGACCAGTACGAACGCATCTGCAACCATCTCGATATGGATATCCTCTCAGTCCGTCGGTTCCGCGACATCCTGAAAGAGCAAGCCTTCCTCGGGGTTGTCGAAATCGAGAAGATCAACAAGGGGAGTGCGGGCGGCATTCACCTCCAGAACCGACTCATCGAAGATCCCCAGGTCGTCCGCGAAACGATCCTCGAGGACAGCCGGATGCAGGATTAA
- a CDS encoding RNA-guided endonuclease InsQ/TnpB family protein, with protein MKHTDTFAVRPLSETGEQLLRDLSDASAALWNEVNYQRLMRYNDEGSFEGGIWDADTGRVQGRYKGVLGASTAQQVIRKNSEAWRSFLHLKDQYHDESNTSVTEHPNPPGFRGNEDDGRQLRTVIRNDAYTTEWGDRSRLEILVGSELKDRYDHTGCLRIEIAGNPNWPDYEKQGRLELWYDETESTFRASQPVTVSDSARATPLADETAALDIGANNLVACTTTTGEQYLYEGRELFQRFRETTREIARLQSKLPEGRYSSERIRRLYRKRTRRRNHAQEALCRDLLDRLYVEGVDTVYIGGLTDVLDTHWSVETNAKTHNFWAFNKFTERLACTAEEYGISVEVRSEAWTSQECPRCGSTDRTTRHQDTLTCPCGFQGHADLTASETFLERHIKQAVRPMARPVRFQWDDHTWSGTPHPHESPNEQRTDPSTVHHGNIALRESA; from the coding sequence ATGAAGCACACCGACACGTTCGCCGTGCGACCGCTCTCCGAGACCGGAGAGCAACTGTTACGGGATCTGTCGGACGCTTCTGCCGCCCTCTGGAACGAAGTTAACTACCAACGCCTTATGCGGTACAACGACGAGGGCAGCTTCGAAGGCGGCATATGGGACGCCGACACCGGCCGAGTTCAAGGTCGATACAAAGGCGTGCTCGGGGCGTCTACAGCTCAACAGGTGATACGCAAAAACAGCGAAGCGTGGCGCAGTTTCTTGCATCTGAAAGACCAGTACCACGACGAGTCGAACACGTCGGTTACGGAACATCCCAACCCGCCGGGATTCCGTGGCAACGAAGACGACGGACGCCAACTCAGGACCGTCATTCGTAACGACGCATACACGACTGAGTGGGGCGATCGGTCTCGGCTTGAGATTCTGGTCGGCAGCGAGCTGAAAGACCGATACGATCACACCGGCTGTCTCCGAATCGAAATCGCTGGCAACCCGAATTGGCCCGACTACGAAAAACAGGGCCGGTTGGAGCTATGGTACGACGAGACTGAAAGCACCTTCCGAGCTTCCCAACCCGTGACTGTTTCTGATAGTGCACGGGCAACTCCACTGGCCGATGAAACGGCCGCTCTGGACATCGGTGCGAACAATCTCGTCGCCTGTACCACCACGACCGGCGAGCAATACCTGTACGAAGGCCGCGAATTGTTCCAGCGGTTCCGTGAGACGACACGAGAGATTGCCCGGTTGCAATCCAAGCTCCCGGAAGGCCGGTACAGTAGTGAGCGTATCCGGCGACTGTACCGGAAACGCACCCGCCGCCGCAACCACGCTCAAGAAGCACTGTGTCGTGACTTGCTAGATCGACTGTACGTCGAGGGCGTGGATACGGTGTATATCGGCGGATTGACCGACGTGCTGGACACACACTGGTCGGTCGAAACCAACGCCAAGACCCACAACTTCTGGGCGTTCAACAAGTTCACAGAGCGATTAGCGTGTACCGCAGAGGAATACGGGATTTCGGTCGAGGTTCGATCGGAGGCGTGGACGAGTCAGGAATGTCCACGGTGTGGATCGACTGACCGAACGACGCGGCATCAGGACACACTCACCTGTCCGTGTGGGTTCCAGGGGCACGCCGACCTAACCGCATCAGAGACGTTTCTCGAGCGGCACATAAAACAGGCAGTCAGGCCGATGGCACGGCCCGTGCGGTTCCAGTGGGACGACCACACCTGGTCGGGGACACCACACCCTCACGAAAGTCCCAACGAACAGCGCACAGACCCGAGTACCGTTCACCACGGGAATATTGCCCTCAGAGAATCGGCATAG
- a CDS encoding DUF7342 family protein, which translates to MNDRNPPDEFADVNEAVGEEWEVETTPYERIRHVVAHTYSPVSADTVADDARTAPKTARKHLNTLADEGFVETTPGEQGGTLYRRSPESLVVEQAADILEHVSTDELVTRIQEMREQLTEYRSEFGVDSPEELAVNQTNQVLSETGSQDEIDPETIREWKTLRRDLAFANAALSIGNAEQFVDGDRRSTDDSVPA; encoded by the coding sequence ATGAACGACCGAAACCCACCAGATGAGTTTGCGGACGTCAACGAAGCGGTTGGCGAGGAATGGGAAGTAGAAACAACACCCTATGAGCGCATTCGACACGTCGTTGCGCATACCTACAGCCCCGTCTCAGCTGATACCGTAGCTGACGATGCACGGACGGCTCCAAAGACCGCTCGAAAGCACCTGAACACACTCGCAGACGAGGGGTTTGTCGAGACGACACCCGGCGAACAGGGTGGCACGCTCTATCGGCGCTCACCTGAATCACTCGTCGTCGAACAGGCTGCCGACATCCTTGAGCACGTCTCTACCGATGAACTTGTCACCCGAATTCAGGAGATGCGCGAGCAGCTCACCGAATATCGGTCCGAATTCGGTGTTGATTCCCCCGAAGAATTGGCGGTCAACCAGACGAACCAGGTCCTCAGCGAGACTGGGTCACAGGACGAGATCGACCCAGAGACGATTCGTGAGTGGAAGACGCTCCGACGGGATCTCGCGTTCGCGAACGCTGCCCTCTCGATCGGCAACGCCGAACAGTTCGTCGATGGTGACCGTCGCTCGACTGACGACAGCGTCCCTGCCTGA
- a CDS encoding ABC transporter ATP-binding protein, with protein sequence MGNEPLLKLDNLHKHFGQRSGLTDLIFGRDKEIVKAVDGVSFDLQEEDAVGVIGESGCGKSTLLHTLIGFHEPTKGEIYYEGEPISEFSKADWKEYRRNVQIIFQDPFNTLDPKLTVKETLKEPLIVHNMENKEERIHDVLERVELSPSEQYAEQFPDQLSGGEKQRVAIARALVLEPKVLLADEPVSMLDVSTQASILDLLSDLVDSLGVSLLYISHDLSTVSYVCDAVNVMYLGTNVETGPTTEIIEDPLHPYTQGLISAIPIPDPDYDRPRTEIQGSAQDPVDIGGGCRFADRCPEKMDICEKAPELVDAGSNRKVSCHLHYDHDEIDNNKDAHPTES encoded by the coding sequence GTGGGAAATGAACCGCTTCTTAAGTTAGACAATCTTCACAAGCATTTTGGCCAGCGTTCGGGTTTAACTGACCTGATATTTGGCCGCGACAAAGAAATAGTGAAGGCTGTTGATGGCGTATCCTTTGATTTGCAGGAAGAGGATGCAGTTGGAGTTATTGGCGAGAGTGGATGTGGGAAATCAACGCTACTACATACATTGATTGGGTTCCACGAGCCTACAAAAGGTGAAATCTACTATGAGGGGGAACCAATTTCGGAATTTTCTAAAGCAGATTGGAAGGAATATCGCAGGAATGTCCAAATCATATTTCAAGATCCATTTAATACACTTGATCCTAAATTAACGGTTAAGGAAACATTGAAAGAACCGTTGATAGTTCACAACATGGAAAATAAAGAAGAACGTATCCATGATGTACTCGAAAGAGTTGAGCTTTCTCCCAGTGAGCAATATGCTGAACAATTCCCAGATCAGTTGAGTGGGGGAGAAAAGCAACGAGTCGCTATTGCCCGGGCGTTAGTCTTGGAACCTAAGGTCCTCCTTGCTGATGAACCAGTATCGATGCTCGACGTCTCAACCCAAGCATCTATTCTAGATCTTCTTTCAGATCTTGTCGATTCTCTAGGAGTCTCACTACTCTATATCTCCCACGACCTTTCCACTGTTTCTTATGTCTGTGATGCAGTTAACGTGATGTATTTGGGTACAAACGTTGAAACTGGCCCAACAACTGAAATCATAGAGGACCCACTTCATCCATATACTCAGGGTTTGATTTCTGCCATCCCCATACCAGATCCAGATTACGATCGTCCCCGTACTGAGATTCAAGGCTCCGCTCAAGACCCGGTCGATATAGGTGGGGGCTGCAGATTTGCAGATCGGTGTCCTGAGAAGATGGACATTTGTGAAAAGGCTCCAGAATTGGTTGATGCTGGCAGTAATCGTAAGGTATCATGCCACCTACATTATGACCACGATGAGATTGACAACAACAAGGATGCACATCCGACTGAATCATAA
- a CDS encoding ABC transporter ATP-binding protein, protein MSESVLEFEDVTIQYSTAKGALTAVSNVSFELGLNEYLGLVGESGCGKSTMAKAIIGALDSNGRVTSGKIRYKGKELQDMTEEEYNEEIRWKEIAWIPQNAMESLDPLQKISTQAVKIGKVHTDFPEDEILDRFRHLFDIVGLPESRITDYPHEFSGGMQQRAIIALALFLRPSLIIADEPTTALDVIMQDQVLKYLDGIKEESETSMVMITHDISLVFETCDKIALMHSGQVVESGGVREVYYEPRHPYTILLQRAFPDHRYPDQELSKIEGHPPETIGEVDYCSFADRCPWAIEECHAQEPPASPVNKQQNKDIAHNVSCVRMDEIRELADLESAAPRGGSGGK, encoded by the coding sequence ATGTCAGAATCAGTTTTAGAATTCGAAGATGTTACGATTCAGTATAGCACTGCCAAAGGGGCACTCACCGCAGTATCGAACGTATCTTTTGAGCTTGGTTTAAATGAGTATCTGGGCCTAGTAGGCGAATCCGGGTGTGGAAAAAGCACGATGGCAAAAGCCATCATCGGCGCCTTGGATTCAAACGGTCGGGTAACCTCTGGTAAAATTCGGTATAAGGGTAAAGAATTGCAAGACATGACTGAAGAGGAATATAATGAGGAAATCCGATGGAAAGAAATCGCTTGGATTCCACAAAATGCTATGGAAAGCCTTGATCCTCTTCAAAAAATAAGCACACAAGCAGTGAAGATTGGGAAAGTGCATACCGATTTCCCTGAAGATGAAATTCTAGATCGGTTTCGACATCTGTTCGATATTGTTGGCCTCCCAGAAAGCAGGATTACCGATTATCCTCACGAATTTTCCGGCGGTATGCAACAGCGTGCGATCATAGCGTTGGCACTTTTTCTTAGGCCCTCACTTATTATTGCAGACGAACCAACGACGGCTCTTGACGTTATTATGCAGGATCAGGTACTCAAATATCTGGATGGTATAAAAGAGGAGAGTGAAACAAGTATGGTCATGATCACTCATGACATTAGTCTTGTATTTGAAACTTGTGATAAAATCGCTCTTATGCATTCAGGACAAGTTGTAGAATCAGGCGGTGTACGGGAGGTATATTATGAACCCCGCCACCCCTATACGATATTACTACAGCGTGCATTCCCAGATCATCGCTATCCCGATCAAGAATTAAGTAAAATCGAGGGGCACCCTCCAGAAACTATTGGCGAAGTCGATTATTGCTCTTTTGCTGATCGATGTCCATGGGCTATCGAAGAGTGTCATGCACAGGAACCTCCGGCTTCACCAGTTAACAAGCAACAGAATAAAGATATAGCACATAATGTATCCTGCGTACGGATGGATGAAATCCGAGAATTAGCGGACTTAGAAAGCGCGGCACCTCGAGGTGGTTCCGGTGGGAAATGA